The Synechococcus sp. MU1643 genome contains a region encoding:
- a CDS encoding GIY-YIG nuclease family protein, whose protein sequence is MSKIKLKSGAKHVRATANRRGHPSVKGATKRIRHREKLKEERLHRLSTGLTTPTSKVGNLSSPGVYFFRWNNDPDHIKVGFSKNIRKRLNSYLTGSPHPLILEAAAFTDSEEEAAAFEGYLHKVLRKNRVKGEWFKKSNELLKLISEFRYQGGLFKAQ, encoded by the coding sequence ATGAGCAAGATCAAACTCAAATCAGGCGCAAAGCACGTACGAGCAACCGCCAATAGGCGGGGACATCCGTCCGTCAAGGGAGCAACCAAGAGGATCAGACATCGGGAGAAGCTGAAAGAAGAAAGACTGCACAGGCTGAGCACAGGACTGACAACACCCACCTCAAAGGTCGGCAACCTGTCTTCCCCTGGCGTCTACTTCTTCCGTTGGAACAACGACCCTGATCACATCAAGGTGGGCTTCTCGAAGAACATCCGCAAACGGCTGAACAGCTACCTGACAGGCTCACCCCATCCGCTCATCCTTGAGGCCGCTGCCTTCACCGACTCGGAGGAGGAAGCTGCAGCTTTTGAGGGCTACCTGCACAAGGTGCTTCGCAAGAACAGGGTGAAGGGTGAGTGGTTCAAAAAGAGCAACGAGCTGCTCAAGCTCATCTCTGAGTTCAGATACCAAGGAGGCCTCTTCAAGGCTCAGTGA
- a CDS encoding MADF domain-containing protein, with translation MAELFLVTLSEAPGNDINGQKWMLGRMCNRVEYMGKATLTTMNSTWSDLSTLVNTLCRLYAATGQNFWVVNDFLQEKLTEVESQYPPEQIKGAQLQWESRRDQFRKEFWRLQCDREDELMQRKLRYFWMPTR, from the coding sequence ATGGCTGAACTCTTTCTCGTCACCCTCTCCGAAGCTCCCGGCAACGACATCAACGGGCAGAAGTGGATGCTCGGTCGCATGTGCAATCGAGTGGAGTACATGGGCAAAGCAACCCTGACCACGATGAACTCCACATGGAGTGACCTTTCAACTCTGGTCAATACGTTGTGTCGCCTCTATGCAGCCACCGGTCAGAACTTCTGGGTGGTCAACGACTTCCTGCAAGAGAAGCTCACAGAGGTGGAGAGCCAATACCCACCCGAGCAGATCAAGGGAGCTCAACTGCAATGGGAGTCAAGGCGTGACCAGTTCCGCAAGGAGTTCTGGCGGCTGCAGTGTGATCGTGAAGATGAGCTGATGCAGCGCAAGCTTCGATACTTCTGGATGCCAACAAGATGA